One stretch of Armigeres subalbatus isolate Guangzhou_Male chromosome 2, GZ_Asu_2, whole genome shotgun sequence DNA includes these proteins:
- the LOC134209591 gene encoding splicing regulatory glutamine/lysine-rich protein 1-like, producing the protein MSGPYILPEAEHLLGEEVDFDLKLRGQIVDRRETLEDRQRFLRRLLMEEKKAKTERKGKHLFKDEIDLIREKVEAISASLSKRLDRVLVSRLRHYLIRAHSAVVQDEAEKQDKREICQQIEEILKSFELKVYMGSEEPLKEDRKDQKISKTKVGEERGTKSAEEEKSGNRKEGNNEEKSESEIDEKAAEKQRELEEEWKEFILWKQDKIFNDAKKKSENDKAKMLEADKERQRKQNVDKRPPESTKSRKSRSDYRQEDEVSKSETEESSDGRSPERNKSQKSRNEKEKKKDSHRPR; encoded by the coding sequence ATGAGTGGTCCGTATATTTTACCCGAGGCAGAGCATTTGCTTGGGGAGGAAGTTGATTTTGATCTAAAGCTGAGAGGTCAGATAGTCGATCGCAGAGAGACTTTAGAAGATCGACAAAGATTCCTTCGAAGGCTATTGATGGAGGAGAAAAAGGCTAAAACGGAGCGAAAAGGGAAACATCTTTTTAAAGATGAAATCGATCTTATTAGGGAAAAAGTAGAAGCGATCTCAGCCAGTTTAAGTAAACGATTAGATCGAGTGTTAGTCTCGAGATTACGTCATTATCTTATACGGGCACATAGTGCCGTTGTTCAAGATGAAGCTGAGAAACAGGACAAACGAGAAATTTGCCAGCAGATAGAGGAGATATTGAAGAGTTTCGAACTTAAAGTGTATATGGGTTCAGAGGAACCATTGAAGGAGGATAGGAAAGATCAGAAGATTTCAAAAACTAAAGTAGGTGAAGAGAGAGGCACAAAAAGTGCGGAAGAAGAGAAGAGTGGAAATAGGAAAGAGGGAAATAACGAAGAGAAATCAGAAAGCGAAATAGATGAAAAAGCGGCTGAGAAGCAGAGAGAATTAGAGGAAGAGTGGAAGGAATTCATACTATGGAAACAAGATAAGATTTTTAATGATGCAAAGAAAAAGAGTGAGAACGATAAAGCCAAAATGTTAGAAGCAGACAAGGAGAGGCAACGGAAACAGAACGTTGATAAGAGGCCACCGGAGAGTACTAAGAGCCGGAAATCTCGTTCTGACTATAGACAGGAAGATGAAGTTAGTAAAAGTGAGACTGAAGAAAGCAGTGACGGAAGGTCGCCGGAGCGCAATAAGAGCCAGAAGTCacgaaacgagaaagaaaagaagaaagacagTCATAGGCCCAGataa